The genomic interval GGCCTGCCACGCGAGGCTGCCTTTCCGTACTGGTCGGCCCCGGACTTCGACTTTCCGTCGCGCCAGCAGATCGTCGACGCGCTCGCCAGCGAGGAGACGCTCTACCCCGCGGAGACGTTCTTCCAGTATTCCAACCTCGGCCTCACCCTCGCCGGCGAGATCGTGAGCAAGGTCTCGGGACAGCCGTACGGCGACTACGTTCGCGCCAACGTCCTGTCGCCGTTAGGCATGACCAGCACCTACCCCGAGATCCCGGTCGAGGAGAAGGGGCGTCGAATGGCGGCCGGCTACGGCCCGCTCACCCGCGAGGGGACGCGCGCGCTGCTCCCGCTCTTCACCGCGAAAGGAATCGCCCCCGCCGCCGGCTATGCCTCGAGTGCGCTCGACCTCGCGCGCTTTGCCTCGTGGAACTTCCGCCTGCTGGCCAAGGGAGGGACGGAAGTCCTGCATGCCAACACGCTCCGCGAGATGCAACGCGTCCACTTCGTCGACCCATCATGGGAAACCACCTGGGGGCTGGGCTTCTCGGTCTCGCGCAGTGCGCCGGACAACAAGACCTTCGTGGGCCACGGCGGGAGCTGCCCCGGCTTCCAGACGCAGCTGCAAATGCAGCTCGACGAGAAGGTGGCAAGCATCGCGATGTCGAACGGGATGGATGTGAACGCCGGCGCCCTGGCGCGCGGGATCTACGACATCATCTCTCCCGCCCTCAAGGCCGCGTTAGGCGATTCCGCGCGCAAGCTCCAGGCACTCGACCCGGCGCTCGAGCGCTACCTGGGAACATACGCCAACGCGTGGCGCGGCGAGACGGAGGTCATCGCATGGGAAGGCGCCCTGGCCGTGGTGAGCCTGCCGAGCGATGCCCCGCTGCGTAGCATCACCAAGCTGCGGAAGGTTGGCGAGCACACCTTTCGTCGCGTGCGAACCGACGGCAAGCTCGCGGAGCCCTGGACGTTCACGGTATCACCCGAGGGACGCGCCACCGCGCTCACCCTGAACTACCAGGTATCGCCCCGCCTGAGTTGACAGGGCGCGTTAGGCGATAAGGACATCGGACAAGGGAAGGGAGCAAACGAAAAACGGCGCCAGTTGGCGCCGTTCTTCACTCCCGTCCCCCGTCCCCCGTCTCCCGTCCGCAGCTACGCCACGCTCTCCGCTGCCTCGGGATACTTCTCCGCCCAGCGCGCCAGCGCGCAAAAGGCCTCGTCCAGGCCGCGTCCCTTGTCGGTCAGCTCGTACTCGACGCGAACCGGAGTCTCCGGTACGACGATGCGTTCGATGAGCCCCTCATGCTCGAGTTCGCGAAGTCGCTCGGCGAGCATGCGATCGCTCATGTCGGGAATGGCGGCGGCAATGGCGTTGAAGCGCGTGCGCCCGCCGAGGAGGATACGAAGGATCGCGCCCGTCCATCGCTTGCCGATGAGTTCGACGGCGTGGTGAAAGCGTGGACAGAGCGCAATCGGGTGTGATTCCGACATGGCGCCTCGCTTACGGAAAAGAAGTTACTTGACAGAAGAACTAACCGCGCTTACTCTTACTCACAGAAAGTAAGCTGCTCACCCGAAAGGGCAATGGGTCATTCGACCCAGCGAGCCCACAAAGCCTGAAGCCGTCACTCCAATACCACTTTATCATTTCTTGAGGATTCCTGCCATGACCGCTCCCGCCGCCACGCAGCTCTCGACCTGGTCGATCGACGCGACACACACCCACGTCGAGTTCGCGGTCCGTCACATGATGGTCGCCACCGCCAAGGGGCACTTCTCCGATGTGAAGGGGACGGTCGAGTTTGACGGCCAGAACCTGGCCACCGCCTCGGTCGACGTGGAGATCGCGGTGAACTCGATCGACACCAAGCAGACGGACCGCGACAACCACCTCAAGTCCGCGGACTTCTTCGACGTGGCCAACCACCCCACGATGACCTTCAAGAGCACGCGCATCGTGCCAAAGGGTGGCAGCGAGTTCGACCTCGTGGGTCAGCTGACCATTCGCGGCACGACCAAGGAAGTCGTGCTCGCCGGCGAGTCGAATGGCGTGTTGCGTGACCCGTGGGGAATGGATCGCGCCGGCTTCAGCGCCACGGGGAAGATCAATCGCTTCGACTTTGGGCTGCACTGGAACGCCGCCCTGGAAACCGGCGGCCTCGTGGTCGCGCAGGACGTGAAGATCGCCATCGAACTCGAGATCGTGAAGCCCGCCGCCTAAGCAGACGCACGGAACGGTCGGCAGGAACCGCAAACGGCGCCGCAAGGCGCCGTTTGCACTCCCGTCCCCCGTCCCGCCCTTCAGAACTTCTCGAACGATCGCGTCGGCGCCTTCTTCGCGTCTCCCACGTACACCCACCGCACGTCGCGGATGTAGCGCTGGGCCGCGCGCTGGATGTCGAGCGGTGTCACGCTGCGCAGCTGTTGCTCGAAGCGCGCCACCGCGCGGATGTCACCCTCGAACAGGTAGGAGCGGGCCAGGAAGTCGGCTTGCTGCGTATTGGACTCGTTGTCGAGGTAGAATTGCGTCAGGAACTGCTGCACGAGGCGGCCCAGTGCCTCCTCGTTGATCGTCCCGGTGCGCACGGCGGCGAGTTGCTGCCGCATGAGGTCGACGGTGAGTTCCGGCTGGACGGTGGTGACGTAGAACCCGCCAGCCGCAACGGCACGCTCCAGGAACGGCGCATCGACGGCATAGGTCAGGTTGCGCCGCGAGCGAATCTCGCCAAAGAGCTGCCCGGCGAGGACGGCCGCCGTGATGCGCAGCGCATAGTACTCCTTGCTCCCCCCGCGCGGCCCGGCGTAGCGCCCCATGATGTAGTTGGTCGGGAGCACCCGGTCCACCGCGTATGACGTGGCCCGGGTCCGCGGCAGCGTATCCGGGAGCGTCCAGCTGTACGACCCCGCCGGGAGCTTCGCCAGCGTGAGCCCGACCAACCGCTCGACCTTCGAGCGTGGAATGTCCCCAACGACGACGAGCAGCATGCGCGACTTCACGACCTGCTCGCGCTGGAAGGCGCGAAGGTCGGCGACCGTGATGCGCGACAGCGAGCCCTCGGTCCCGGCGGGAGGGATGGCGTACGGATGCCCCGCGAACGCCACCGAGTCGGCGAGGTACTCCAACAGCGCGTCGGGGGAGTCCTGCCGCTGGCTGACGCCCAGCAGGAATTGGCGCCTGACGAGTTCGACCTCCGCGCTATCGAGCGTTGGCTGCGTGAGGCGCGATGCGAAAATCGCCCACGTACTGTCGAAGGTGGTCCGCGTGGCCCGGACGCCGAGCACGGTCCAGTCGGGATCGGCATCGGTGACGATCCCCGTCCCCAGTCGCGACATTACTCGCCGCAGTCGGTCTTTAGGGTAACTGCGCGTGCCGCGCTCGGTCGCCTCCAGGAAGAACGGCTCGATCCCCGCGTTGGCCCATGTGACCTGCCGCGTTCCGCCCAGCAGATACAGGTTCGCGACGGCGATATCGCCCGCCGTTTGTCGCTGGATGACGCGAATGCCGCCCGTTTCGTAGGTGACGGTCCCCGTATCGGCCGCCGCGGCGCCACCGTCAGCAGCAACGCGTGACGTCGCCTGCGCCACAGCGGCGACGGGAAACCAGACTGCCGCCAGGAGCGCGACGAGCACCGGGTAGGCGGGGCTGCGACGGCGCGGGCATCGACGCGCGAGAGCGATCGCGAACCCCGGACCGCTCCCTCGCGTCTTCTCGTCTTCCCGTCCGCTCGTCTTCTGCCCCTCTCTCATTGCACCACCTTCGGCAGCAAGTCGCTCTCCTTGAGGTTGATGCGCTTGCGCGCCTCGGGATCGATCAGGACCCCCACGATCCTCGACTTGCCGACGATGTACTTCCGGGCGTACCCCTGCAAGTCGGTGAGCGACTGCTTCGCCATCCCATCGATATACCCCATGTAGTAGTCCAGCCCTGACACGGCCCACCAGAAGCCTAACGTGTGGGCGAAGCCGCTGGCCCGATCCTCCCCATATGCGGTGCTCACCGCCCGCTCGGCCTTCACGTTGGCCAACTGCTCCGGCGTGATGTAGCCGGCATCGCCGAACTTGCCGATCTCGCGGTCGAGCGCCGCAAGCGCCTCCTTGAGTTGCTCCGGCGTCGTCTGCCCCATGATGGAGATGGGCCCCTTCTGGTCCAGCGTGTAGTAGTTCACCCCCACCGACTGGAAGAGCCCCGTGTCGACCAGGCGTTGCTGCAGCGGCGACACCGGCTGGTTGAGCGCATCGCTGAACACGTCGGCCGCGTACGTCGCCGCGGGATCCTGCCGCACGCTGGGCCCCTGCCACTGGATCATCAGCGTGACGGCATTGACGGGCTGCTCGACGATGACGGCCTCGCTCGCCGTGAGCGCGGGGATCGGCGGGATGGGATCCTTCACGAAGGGATCGTCCCCCTTCTTCCAGTCGCCAAAGACCTCCTCCGCCAGCTGAAAGACGCGCGCCGGCTCCACGTCACCCGCGACCACGAGCGCCGAGTTGTTGGGGACGTAGTACTTCTTCTGGATCTCGCGCATCTTCTCCGGCCCCACGCTCTGCAGTACGGGGCGCTCCCCGATGATGTTCTTGCGGCTCCACTGTCCGGGATACGTGCGCTTCCCGATGGCCTCCTGCAACGTGAAGAAGGGCGACGCCTCGTTGCGATCGTACTCGCCCAGCACGACCTGCCGCTCGCGCTCGAGCTCCTCGCGCAGGAACTTCGGCTCCCGCAGCGCCGCGGCAATGAGGCGCATGGCTCCCTCGAGCGAATCCCTGGGAAGCGTCATGTAGTAGTTGACGCGCTCCTCCTGTGTCGTCCCGTTGAAGACGGCGCCCAGCTCCGAGGCGCGGTCGATGAACTGGTCGGGGAGCGGCAATTGTGCGTTGGCCTTGAAGAACATGTGCTCGTACATGTGCGCGAGCCCCTCGTAGCCCGGCGGCTGCGTGAACGAACCGTTGCGCACGTTGATCTCCACGGTGGCCAGCGGGACGCCGTGGTTTTCGGCCACGATGATCTCCATGCCGTTGGACAACACTCGCTGGTGGATCCACTTCTCGAGGCTCGCGCGCTGGGCGTGGGCAGGCGGCGCCCACGTCACGAGGGCGAGGACAGTCAGGCATGCGGCGCGCAGAATCGGTACTGGCATTACGTCCTCGGCAAACGGGCGCCGCTGGCGGGGGAATCCCGCCATGGCTTTCTTTCCCATCACTATGACTCAAACGCCTGCGGCCATCGCTGCGTTCGCCGACGCGGCGCGTGGACGGCTCGCGGCCGTGCGCTTGCGCGCCAACGAGCCGCTGGCTCCATACACCACGTTCAGGATCGGCGGTCCCGCCGACCTGTTGTACGATGCCACCTCAGCCGACGATCTGGCAGAGGCGGTGACGCTCGCGCGCCGGACCGGTACGCCGTATTTCGTCCTCGGGCTCGGGGCCAACATCCTGGTCGGTGACCGCGGCTTTCGCGGCGTGGTCATCCGCAACGGCGCGCGCAGTCACCGCTTCCTGGACGACACGACGTTGTATGCGGAGAGCGGGACGACGATCCGCGACCTCATCTTCGTGGCAATCGAGCACGGGCTGTCGGGGCTCGAGCACTACATCGGGATTCCCAGCACGGTGGGCGGTGCGGTGTGGCAGAACCTGCACTTCCTGTCGCCGGCCCCCGAGCGCGCACGCACCATGTACATCGCCGAGGTGGTGGAGTCGGTCGACCTCCTCACCGAGGCGGGGGAGCGCGTGACGGTCGATCGCGACGCGATGGCCTTCGGCTACGACACCTCGCGGCTGCACCACTCGCCCGACGTCGCACTCGCCGTCACCTTCCGCCTAACGCCTGGCGACCCGTTCGTGATGCACCGGATCCTGCAGGAGAACCTCAGCTGGCGCGGGGCGCGCCATCCCTGGCTCGAGATTCACCCCAGCGCCGGCTCGATCTTCCGGAAGATCGAGGGGGTCGGCGCCGGACGGCTGATCGACCAGTGCGGGCTCAAGGGGTTCCGCATCGGCGGGGCGCAGATCTCCCACATCCACGCCAACATCATGGTGAACCTCGGCCACGCCACCGCCGACGACGTGCGCGCACTCATCACACACGCGCAGCAGGCCGTGGCCGAGCGCTTCGGCGAGCAGCTGCAACCCGAAATCGGCTTCATCGGGGAGTT from Gemmatimonadaceae bacterium carries:
- a CDS encoding polyisoprenoid-binding protein; translation: MTAPAATQLSTWSIDATHTHVEFAVRHMMVATAKGHFSDVKGTVEFDGQNLATASVDVEIAVNSIDTKQTDRDNHLKSADFFDVANHPTMTFKSTRIVPKGGSEFDLVGQLTIRGTTKEVVLAGESNGVLRDPWGMDRAGFSATGKINRFDFGLHWNAALETGGLVVAQDVKIAIELEIVKPAA
- the murB gene encoding UDP-N-acetylmuramate dehydrogenase codes for the protein MAFFPITMTQTPAAIAAFADAARGRLAAVRLRANEPLAPYTTFRIGGPADLLYDATSADDLAEAVTLARRTGTPYFVLGLGANILVGDRGFRGVVIRNGARSHRFLDDTTLYAESGTTIRDLIFVAIEHGLSGLEHYIGIPSTVGGAVWQNLHFLSPAPERARTMYIAEVVESVDLLTEAGERVTVDRDAMAFGYDTSRLHHSPDVALAVTFRLTPGDPFVMHRILQENLSWRGARHPWLEIHPSAGSIFRKIEGVGAGRLIDQCGLKGFRIGGAQISHIHANIMVNLGHATADDVRALITHAQQAVAERFGEQLQPEIGFIGEF
- a CDS encoding insulinase family protein, which produces MLVALLAAVWFPVAAVAQATSRVAADGGAAAADTGTVTYETGGIRVIQRQTAGDIAVANLYLLGGTRQVTWANAGIEPFFLEATERGTRSYPKDRLRRVMSRLGTGIVTDADPDWTVLGVRATRTTFDSTWAIFASRLTQPTLDSAEVELVRRQFLLGVSQRQDSPDALLEYLADSVAFAGHPYAIPPAGTEGSLSRITVADLRAFQREQVVKSRMLLVVVGDIPRSKVERLVGLTLAKLPAGSYSWTLPDTLPRTRATSYAVDRVLPTNYIMGRYAGPRGGSKEYYALRITAAVLAGQLFGEIRSRRNLTYAVDAPFLERAVAAGGFYVTTVQPELTVDLMRQQLAAVRTGTINEEALGRLVQQFLTQFYLDNESNTQQADFLARSYLFEGDIRAVARFEQQLRSVTPLDIQRAAQRYIRDVRWVYVGDAKKAPTRSFEKF
- a CDS encoding helix-turn-helix transcriptional regulator — encoded protein: MSESHPIALCPRFHHAVELIGKRWTGAILRILLGGRTRFNAIAAAIPDMSDRMLAERLRELEHEGLIERIVVPETPVRVEYELTDKGRGLDEAFCALARWAEKYPEAAESVA
- a CDS encoding serine hydrolase, producing the protein MREATALLDKWLDAQRAYQRIPGLAAAAVHDQEVVWQGASGMADVERRIPASPASLYSICSISKLFTSISVMQLRDRGTVRLDDPVERHLSWFNIRRTHPESGPITVEGLLTHASGLPREAAFPYWSAPDFDFPSRQQIVDALASEETLYPAETFFQYSNLGLTLAGEIVSKVSGQPYGDYVRANVLSPLGMTSTYPEIPVEEKGRRMAAGYGPLTREGTRALLPLFTAKGIAPAAGYASSALDLARFASWNFRLLAKGGTEVLHANTLREMQRVHFVDPSWETTWGLGFSVSRSAPDNKTFVGHGGSCPGFQTQLQMQLDEKVASIAMSNGMDVNAGALARGIYDIISPALKAALGDSARKLQALDPALERYLGTYANAWRGETEVIAWEGALAVVSLPSDAPLRSITKLRKVGEHTFRRVRTDGKLAEPWTFTVSPEGRATALTLNYQVSPRLS
- a CDS encoding insulinase family protein, producing MPVPILRAACLTVLALVTWAPPAHAQRASLEKWIHQRVLSNGMEIIVAENHGVPLATVEINVRNGSFTQPPGYEGLAHMYEHMFFKANAQLPLPDQFIDRASELGAVFNGTTQEERVNYYMTLPRDSLEGAMRLIAAALREPKFLREELERERQVVLGEYDRNEASPFFTLQEAIGKRTYPGQWSRKNIIGERPVLQSVGPEKMREIQKKYYVPNNSALVVAGDVEPARVFQLAEEVFGDWKKGDDPFVKDPIPPIPALTASEAVIVEQPVNAVTLMIQWQGPSVRQDPAATYAADVFSDALNQPVSPLQQRLVDTGLFQSVGVNYYTLDQKGPISIMGQTTPEQLKEALAALDREIGKFGDAGYITPEQLANVKAERAVSTAYGEDRASGFAHTLGFWWAVSGLDYYMGYIDGMAKQSLTDLQGYARKYIVGKSRIVGVLIDPEARKRINLKESDLLPKVVQ